From the Mesorhizobium sp. WSM2240 genome, the window CTCGACGGTGGACAGGTAGGACCGCAAATCAAACGCCGACCTTTGTTCGCGATGACGGCTCCGGCTGCGAATTGCAGCAATGGAATGTTGCAGGTGATTTGCCGAACGCGGCCTCTGCCAATCGTCCGCCAGTTCCTTGCGCCAGTATCTCGCCGACGGCCGGAAGGCGATCAGCCCTTGGGCACTGACCTTCCGACACTCACCTGCCCTCAGGTGGGCGCACGGTTGATACTGCTCCGCTGCAGTTTTCCAATCCGGAACGGCGGTTTTGCGTTTTGATTTTGCAGCGCTTCCACGGAGATCCGCTTTTCACAACGGCTCCCGCATTGTCAAAGGATAGGTGCGGCAGGAGGCTTCTGAAGCCGCACAGGTCGCTGGACGGCAGCAATAGCGCGTTCAGCCGAAAACATGTTCCTCGGTTCCCCGTGCTTTGGCGCCTTTTTAGGCAGAGTTTTCGAATCTCAGTTTCTTAGATCGGTTGGATTTGTGGAATCCTTGAGCAGACGAGCGCCATTCTCCTGAGGTCCGTCCGATCTCCACTCCTGCTCTGTCTGCTTTTTCGAACCTGCGGGACGACACAATCGCAGCCATTGTTTTCCCAGGTCGCCTCGCTTGCGCGGAACTCTTCGCCGAAATGTCAAAGTACCTAAGGCGAATGAACCTTCACGAAACTGGGTTACTCCAAATGTCGCACTGTCGCTGCGGCTGTCGCTCACGTAATTTTTAAACAGCCTCGCGAGCCTGCGGCGTTCGGACGCCGCGCCTTTCGAGCTTCCTGCCTGGGGAGAAGATCATGTCGGCTCTGTTCATTAACTCGAAACTGGATGACGAGGAACTGCGTCGCAGGCTCTACAAAGGCGATATCTTTGTCTTTTCGGCCGCCGACAAGATGCTTAGATTCGGCGACCGTCTGGCGGTCGTGCGGTAGATGGGCGCGTCATGACCTTGATGCACGAATGCGCGAATGGCGGTTACCTCCGGTGCGAAGCGACACGGAGGCGGACCGACCCGGTTCCTCATGCATCAGCGGCGCGGCCTGCACTCGTCGCGACGCTGCCAGTCCAATGACGCAGATTAGCTTCGGCCAGCCGCGATCATCTGCCAGGACAACGCAACTCAGGGCGCCAAACGACCTGGATGCAACCGTAAACGCCTTGCCACCGTGCTATACACGCGGTGCAAGCATATATGGCTGAATTATGGCACTTTTTTCATCTAAAGCCACATTCGTCGAAGATCTTGTCAAGGTAGATCGTAAGCTTCGCTCGCTTTTCGAGGAACGCGCGAAAGCCTGCGGCCTAACACTCGCACACGCCCGATTGCTCATGCGTCTGGCCAAGCAAGATGGATTGACCCAGGCGCAACTCACCGAGGCCCTGGAGATTGAACAGGCGTCAATCGGTATATTGATCGATGCGCTGGTCAAGAAAGGCTTTGTCACCCGTCGCACCGTGGAAGGAAACCGGCGGGCCAAGGCAATCTATCTGACCGACCAGGCTCGTGAAGAGGCCGTGGCCATTCGCGAGTTCGCAACCGCGGTTCGCGAACGGGTGCTCTACGACGTTGATGAAAAGGACCTGGTGACGACCATGCGCGTGCTGCGGGAAGTCGCCCGCAACCTTGGCGCGGCGGCTTGACCAGCCGTCAGTGGTTTCCAGCTCGTGCGATCGCTGGTCGGCGTCTTTATCCAAACCGAACCATGTTCTGCAGATTGTACGGCGTTGGTGCGCTCGTTGACCGGACTAGCCCGCGGACAGCTCCAGATCGACCTCCATCATCAGCTCAAGATATGTCTCGGCGATCGCGCGCCACGAGTAATTCGCCGCTCGCGCACGCCCGCTTTGCACCAACCGGTTTCGCAGGTCTTTGTTGACGGTGATAAGCCGGACGATCTCGGCCCATGCGTAGAGATCGTCCGGATCGGCGTAAAGGGCTGCATCCCCGCAGACTTCGGGAAGGCAGGGCGACGTTGAAGCCACAACCGGGCAACCACAAGCCATTGCCTCGATTGCGGGAAGGCCAAAACCTTCGATCCGAGACGGAAACAGAAAGCAAACGGCGCCCATGAGCGCCTTTTTAAAGTCGTCATCGCTGATGCGGCCTGGAAGCACAAGGTTGTCCGGTTTCGACGGCGCATACCGCCTCACGGTCGCCTCGTCGACATCCCCCGGCATCCAAAGATCAAGTCCCATCTCCCCGAGCAACGAGGCCAGCCGCACCAAAAGACCGACGTTTTTATATGCCTGGTCGCGACGCCCAAGACAAAGCACATAGGGCCGCGCGGAATCGACTGAAATCTTTGATCTCATCGCATCCCATCTCAAGGCGTGATCGCTGCCGTTGTAGGTGACGACGATCTTCCCGGCAGTTGCGACCCCGAACTCGACGAGATGCCCGCGCGACAATTCCGAGACCGTCGTGATGCGGGCGGCGCGGCTGCCGAGCAACGGAAGGATCAAGCGATGCGCCCAGCGAAAGCCTCTTGTATAGCTTTCGGGCATCAGCCTCGTGTGCATGTCGTGAATGCAGGCTATTTGCCGCCTGAGCAACACGGGGGCAAGATTGCAGAAGCTGACCAGCCCCCCTGGGACGTGCCGCGGCAATTGGGCCTGGACCCAGAATTGGGGAAGTCTCGGCCGGCGGAATTCGGGGACGACGCGAACCGGCAGGGCCTTGAGGCGAAGCGTCTCTGGGAGATGGCGAGGAGCGACGACGTCGAGGCGCAAATCACGGGCCAGAGGGTGGCCTTGCGCCACCAGCGCATCCAGCGCCAAGGTCACCTCACTGGCGTAGCGCGCGACCCCCGTCGGCCGCAGCCCGACGAAGTCGCCATTGAGGGTCCATCGCCGTTCCCGGGCTGCGGGGAGGACCGGCGCCCGCTCGGGCATATTTTGGGTTACCTCAGGACCGTCCAACAAAGCTGTCTGGAGCGGGTGCGCCAAAAGAACGGGCGCGAACCCATTGATGGCTACCGGTTTTGCCGCCCCTCTCTCTGGCCCGACCTCGTCCATGCTTTCTGCTTTCCGTCAGCTCTAAGCTCCCGACAAAGATTAGCATCAGCGTCCAATGCGCGACCTTCAGACGTTTGAGGTAGCACCCTACCCTTTCTCGCCGTGCCGGATGATGCGCACGGCCAGTCCTGACCGAATGGCCGTGATGACCATCAAGGCTTTCGCATTCACACTGAGCTTTGTGCAAATCACGCATTAACCTCGAGGGGCGGTCATGCCACGGCGCTGGGCGATCAACGGGCGGTTTCTTTCTCAGCCGACGACCGGCGTCCAGCGCTATGCGGGCGAAATCGTGCGGGCGCTCGATTCCTGGATCGCCGAGCAGACGCCGCTCGCGCGCGGCCTGGAGGTGGAACTGTTGGTCCCGCCTGGAGCTGAAAGCCTTGAGCTTAAAGCCATCGAAATCCGGCAGGTCGGCGGCCTCCACGGCCACGTCTGGGAACAGGCGGCGCTTGCCGCCAGTTCCAAGGGAATCGGCCTGCTCAGCCTGTGCAACACCGGGCCGGTCGCCGCGAGCAAGCAGATCCTATGCATCCATGACGCCAACGTTTGGAACGCCCCGCAGAGCTACTCCCTGGCGTTTCGCGCCCTCTATCGCGTGCTGCTGCCTGCTCTTGGACACGCGGCCTGGAGCGTCTCCACGGTATCGGCCTATTCTCTGGAGGAGATCATCCGCCACGCAATCGCCCCGGCAGGCAAGCTTTTCCTGGCCCCGAACGGTCATGAGCATGCGTTGCGGTGGAAGCCCGAGCACTCGGCCGAGACGCGGCTGGCGGCGTCGCGCGACACCATCGTGATGATCGGCAGCGTAGCGCCTCACAAGAATGCGGGGTTCATATTGGACATGGCCGATCGCCTCGGCCGCGCAGGACTGAGGATCGCCATCGTTGGCATGTCGGATCCGCGCGTTTTCAGGTCCGGCCAATCGCGAGCCGAAGCGACAAACGTCCATTGGCTCGGACGCATTCCAGACCACCAGCTGGCGGCTCTGCTGAAGGATTCGATGTGCCTTGCCTTTCCTTCCCTGACCGAAGGTTTTGGTCTGCCCGCGCTGGAGGCGATGGCGATTGGCTGCCCGGTTGTCGTTTCCGACCGCGCGAGCCTGCCCGAAATCTGCGGCTGCGCGGCGCTCTTCGCCCCGCCCGATAATGCCGATGCATGGTTCGACAGCTTCATGCGGCTGCGCGCCTCGCCCGGCCTGCGCTTGCAGATGATCGGAAAAGGCCGGGCAATAGCTTCCAGGTTCAGCTGGAGGCGCACCGCCTCGCGCTATCTGGAGGCGATGGCCATCGCGGATGGCGTTCACGTCCAAGCTGGACTGGAATTGGAACTCACGTGACGGCGTGGAGGGCCTGGACTTCCTCGAAGGACTCCAGGATCGCCCGATCAAAATTCTCCTCGGAAAACCGCCTCGCGTTCTGGGCGCAGGCGCGGGGTGTTATCATCTCGCCGCTTTCCTCGAAACGGTCCACCGCCTCCTTGATGTGATCGACCGTTTGCGCCTTAAACAGCACCCCCGTGGGGCTGGCAGACGATCCCAGGCGCTGCACGATATCTGCCGCGCCGCCGCGGCCAAATGCGATCAGCGGCGTCCCGCACGCTTGCGCCTCAGCCAGCGCTATGCCGAAATCCTCGCAGCCTGCAAAGACCATCGCCTTTGCCCGCGCCAGCATGTCCACATACTCCTTGCGGGGCAGGAAACCCGAAAAGGTGACGTTCGGTCCGGCCAGCGCCCGCAGATTGGCTGATTGCTGGCCTTCGCCAACGACGATCAGCCGCCGCGACGGCATTTCGTTGAATGCCTGGATGACAAGATCGGTGCGCTTGTAAGGCGCGAGGAAGGACGCAGAAACATAATAGTCGTCCTTGTCCTCCACGCACGGCAACTCGTCCAAGGCGACCGGCGGGTAAACGACGCGGGCGTCGCGCCCGTAAATGTGCTGAATACGGGAGCGGACATAATTCGAGTTCGCCAGCATCAGGTCCGGACCGTGAGCGGTCCTGGTGTCCCACGTCCTCAGGCGATGCAGCATGTACCGATAAAGCATTCCCTTCGGGCCAAAGCCCAGTCTCCCCTGTTGAAGATAGGAAAACTGCTCGTCCCAGGCGTAGCGGACAGGACTGTGCACATAACAAAGATGTGGCTGATCCGGCCTGGTGATCACGCCGCGCGAGAAGGCGGCCGAGGACGAGATGACCGCGTCATAGCCCGTCACGTCGAACTGTTCGATCAGGAAGGGGCAGAAGAAAAAAAGCGACCGGTAGAATTTCTGCACCATCGGGATCCGGTTGGCCGCAGACGCATGGAATTCCACATCTTTGAAATACTGCTCCTTTATCTCGGCGGGCAGGAAGTCGAAAAGCGTGAAGATTTCCGCCTTCGGGAACTGCTTGCAGATTTGCGCGAGCACGCGTTCGCCGCCCCGAAAGGTCGGGCACCAGTCATGCACAACTGCGATCGCCGCCTCGCGGCCGGCCGCAATTTCCGGCAATTTGGTCGAAAAAATCGTCGGTCTGGCGTCGATCCGTTCATGGCGCATGGCGAATGTCCTCGTCGCGCCTGGTCGGGTCCCTTGACGCCCCAAGCACTTGCGCCAGTTTCGGATCGGGCCCATGGACCAACAAGCTGTCCGATCGGCTAGGAGCGGCCGCACCTGCGCAAAGGGCTCATCCCTAAGGCTGTGCCGCTACGCCCGCGCGAGGCAGCGGTTACTCCCAAAGCCGGTGCCAAGGGCGATGGGCAACGCCCCCTGCCTCCTTTTTTGCAGGCTGTCCGGCGCGGCGCGCAGGGCTAGGCTCCTTGCTGCAGGACGGAGCCAGCATGAAGCTCGCATTGATAATTCCGACACTCGGCCGCCCCCGGCAGGTGCTGCGCCTGCTCGCGCATCTGGCGCGCCAGTCCAGGCTGCCGGATGAAGTCATCGTGTCGGCGCCGGACTCGTCGCACGTCGATATACCCGAAACCTCACCCTTTCCCGTCTCGCTTGCCCTTGGCAGCCGCGGTCTTGCGGTGCAACGGAACGCCGCGATGGCGCCGGCGCTCGGCCGCTTCGACATCATCACCTTCTTCGACGACGACTTTGTGCCTGCCGACGACTATCTCGAGCTGGTCGAAAGGTCCTTTACCGACCATCATGGCTGGGCGGTGATCATGGGACGGGTGGTCAGGGATGGAGCCAGCAACGCCGGTCTGACCTGGGACGATGCGGCCGCTGCGCTCGGCGCCTCACACGAGGACAAGCCCGTCAGGGCGCCAGTGGTCGACCATGTCGGGGCGTACGGCTGCAACATGTCAATCCGCGCCCGTCTCGTCGGAGATCTGCGCTTCGACGAACGCCTTGTGCTGTATGGTTGGCAGGAGGATATCGACTTCACGAGCCAGTTGCGGTCGCGCGGGCGCGTGGTCTGCGTCAATGCCATAAGAGGCGTCCATCTGGGTCTTAAGGCCGGGCGCGTCAGCGGCAAGCGGTTCGGCTATTCGCAGGTCGCCAATCCGATCTACCTCGTTCTGAAGGGATCCGTCCCGGCGAGCTTCGCGCTGCCCCTGATGGGCCGCAACGTCATCGCCAACCTGGCCCGCAGCCTCTGGCCCGAAACATATGTCGATCGCCGCGGCCGGCTGCGCGGCAATCTACTGGCCATAGCGCACGTGCTCAGCGGGCGCATCGAGCCCGAATACATCCTCAAGATCTAGCGGGTGCATGTGATGATTCCGAAATTATCTGCAATAGCCGCACGTCCCACCCAGTTTCGTTTCTCAGTGCTAAAGCGGCTTGCCCTCGCCAGTGCCGTTTCTATCGTAGTGGCGGCGCACCCGCAACCGCTGCCCGCGGGCGAATATCTTCTAGGCCCACAAGACAAGGTTCGGCTCAAGATCTACGAGTGGCGGCCATCGCGCGACGTGATCTTTGAATGGACCGCGCTGAATGACGAATTCGTCGTTGGCGCGGACGGGACGCTCTTCCTTCCCTTCGCCGGCCAGGTCGAGGCGCAAGGAACCGCCACCAGCGAGCTCGCCGGCGCGATTTCTGACCGCCTGATGCAGCAGATGGGTCTCGGACGCAGACCCGACGTTGCCGTCGAGATCGTTCAGTTCAGGCCCTTCTACATAGTCGGCCACGTCACACAACCTGGCGAATTCCCCTACCGGCCAGGCCTGACGGTCCTGCAGGCGATCGGCATAGCGGGTGGGCTGCGGACCCGCGAGGAAAACATTTCCCGGCTGGAGCGCGAAGTGATTGCGGCGCGCGGCGACGTTGGTCTTCTTGAACTCACCCACATCAGCCTTCTGGCCCGCAAGGCCAGATTGGAGGCAGAGCTTGCAGACAGCAAGCAGATCAGCTTTCCCGCCGCGCTGACGCAACGCAGCACCGAAGGCTCGGTCGCACTGTTGATGCAACAGGAACGTATGATCTTCGATGCCCGCACCGACGGGCTGAGAACGCAGCTGCGTTCGCTCAGCGAATTGAGGGAATTTCTCGAGAAGGAATTGGCGTCGCTGGAAACCCAGCTTACCTTTCATGACAAGCAGGTCGCACTGATCCAGCAGGAATTGTCCGGCGTTTCCTCGCTGGTCCAAAAGGGCCTCGCCGCCGCGCCAAGGGAGCTGGCGCTGGAACGCACCCTTGCCCAGATCCAGAGCGACAGGCTGACGGCGCAAACCTCGCTCCTGCGCGCGCGCCAGGAGATCAGCAGAACCGACATTGCGATAGTCGATCTTCGCAACCGGCGGGCCAATGAGGTGGCTGAAACGCTGCGCGAAACGCAAACGCAGCTGAACGAGATCACCAGGAGGGCCGATACGGCCGTGCAGTTGCTCCACGAGTCGGAGATCACTGCCCCGGCACTGCTGGCCATGAGGACCCGCTCGGAAAGGGTCCAGCCCGTCTACAAGATCGTTCGCACCACAGGAACCGGGCCGACCGAATTCATTGCCGACGAAACAACCCCGATCGAACCGGGCGACTCCGTCAAGATCGAAATTCCGTTGCCGCAGTCCGCCATTTCCGCCGCTCACCCAGCTGCGCCTGATTTGACGCGGCCCGTGACCAGCCCGGCCGCGGCGCTGGACGCTGCGGGCACCAACTGACCAGGCCCTCTCAGTTCGCCAAACGCGCCTTTCCGCGTACAAGCGCGCCTCTCCATCCCATTTTCCACGCGGCGCCTGTTGACAGATCGTCGCCGCGCACGATTTCCAGTTAAATTCTCATGCGAATCCCTCTAGTAGTCGCGAGGGGATTGTAGGGGGCGTCCGTGGGACGTCTGGAGAGTCCAGTGCTGATGAGCGTATTGGCCGTGGCGGCCACAGGAG encodes:
- a CDS encoding glycosyltransferase family 1 protein, coding for MPRRWAINGRFLSQPTTGVQRYAGEIVRALDSWIAEQTPLARGLEVELLVPPGAESLELKAIEIRQVGGLHGHVWEQAALAASSKGIGLLSLCNTGPVAASKQILCIHDANVWNAPQSYSLAFRALYRVLLPALGHAAWSVSTVSAYSLEEIIRHAIAPAGKLFLAPNGHEHALRWKPEHSAETRLAASRDTIVMIGSVAPHKNAGFILDMADRLGRAGLRIAIVGMSDPRVFRSGQSRAEATNVHWLGRIPDHQLAALLKDSMCLAFPSLTEGFGLPALEAMAIGCPVVVSDRASLPEICGCAALFAPPDNADAWFDSFMRLRASPGLRLQMIGKGRAIASRFSWRRTASRYLEAMAIADGVHVQAGLELELT
- a CDS encoding glycosyltransferase — its product is MRHERIDARPTIFSTKLPEIAAGREAAIAVVHDWCPTFRGGERVLAQICKQFPKAEIFTLFDFLPAEIKEQYFKDVEFHASAANRIPMVQKFYRSLFFFCPFLIEQFDVTGYDAVISSSAAFSRGVITRPDQPHLCYVHSPVRYAWDEQFSYLQQGRLGFGPKGMLYRYMLHRLRTWDTRTAHGPDLMLANSNYVRSRIQHIYGRDARVVYPPVALDELPCVEDKDDYYVSASFLAPYKRTDLVIQAFNEMPSRRLIVVGEGQQSANLRALAGPNVTFSGFLPRKEYVDMLARAKAMVFAGCEDFGIALAEAQACGTPLIAFGRGGAADIVQRLGSSASPTGVLFKAQTVDHIKEAVDRFEESGEMITPRACAQNARRFSEENFDRAILESFEEVQALHAVT
- a CDS encoding glycosyltransferase family 1 protein, which produces MPERAPVLPAARERRWTLNGDFVGLRPTGVARYASEVTLALDALVAQGHPLARDLRLDVVAPRHLPETLRLKALPVRVVPEFRRPRLPQFWVQAQLPRHVPGGLVSFCNLAPVLLRRQIACIHDMHTRLMPESYTRGFRWAHRLILPLLGSRAARITTVSELSRGHLVEFGVATAGKIVVTYNGSDHALRWDAMRSKISVDSARPYVLCLGRRDQAYKNVGLLVRLASLLGEMGLDLWMPGDVDEATVRRYAPSKPDNLVLPGRISDDDFKKALMGAVCFLFPSRIEGFGLPAIEAMACGCPVVASTSPCLPEVCGDAALYADPDDLYAWAEIVRLITVNKDLRNRLVQSGRARAANYSWRAIAETYLELMMEVDLELSAG
- a CDS encoding MarR family transcriptional regulator, whose amino-acid sequence is MALFSSKATFVEDLVKVDRKLRSLFEERAKACGLTLAHARLLMRLAKQDGLTQAQLTEALEIEQASIGILIDALVKKGFVTRRTVEGNRRAKAIYLTDQAREEAVAIREFATAVRERVLYDVDEKDLVTTMRVLREVARNLGAAA
- a CDS encoding glycosyltransferase; protein product: MKLALIIPTLGRPRQVLRLLAHLARQSRLPDEVIVSAPDSSHVDIPETSPFPVSLALGSRGLAVQRNAAMAPALGRFDIITFFDDDFVPADDYLELVERSFTDHHGWAVIMGRVVRDGASNAGLTWDDAAAALGASHEDKPVRAPVVDHVGAYGCNMSIRARLVGDLRFDERLVLYGWQEDIDFTSQLRSRGRVVCVNAIRGVHLGLKAGRVSGKRFGYSQVANPIYLVLKGSVPASFALPLMGRNVIANLARSLWPETYVDRRGRLRGNLLAIAHVLSGRIEPEYILKI
- a CDS encoding polysaccharide biosynthesis/export family protein codes for the protein MIPKLSAIAARPTQFRFSVLKRLALASAVSIVVAAHPQPLPAGEYLLGPQDKVRLKIYEWRPSRDVIFEWTALNDEFVVGADGTLFLPFAGQVEAQGTATSELAGAISDRLMQQMGLGRRPDVAVEIVQFRPFYIVGHVTQPGEFPYRPGLTVLQAIGIAGGLRTREENISRLEREVIAARGDVGLLELTHISLLARKARLEAELADSKQISFPAALTQRSTEGSVALLMQQERMIFDARTDGLRTQLRSLSELREFLEKELASLETQLTFHDKQVALIQQELSGVSSLVQKGLAAAPRELALERTLAQIQSDRLTAQTSLLRARQEISRTDIAIVDLRNRRANEVAETLRETQTQLNEITRRADTAVQLLHESEITAPALLAMRTRSERVQPVYKIVRTTGTGPTEFIADETTPIEPGDSVKIEIPLPQSAISAAHPAAPDLTRPVTSPAAALDAAGTN